From a single Raphanus sativus cultivar WK10039 chromosome 3, ASM80110v3, whole genome shotgun sequence genomic region:
- the LOC108844046 gene encoding glucan endo-1,3-beta-glucosidase 11 isoform X2 translates to MRSSGLLLLNFLFFFFSPILTGAFVGTYGINYGRIADNIPSPDKVVLLLKQAKIRNVRIYDADHTVLQAFSGTGLDLVVGLPNGFLKEMSSNADHALTWVKDNVQSFLPNTRIRGIAVGNEVLGGGDSELSGALLGAAKNVYNALKKMNLEGTVQITTAHSQAVFADSYPPSSCVFKENVVQYMKPLLDFFDQIGSPFCLNAYPFLAYTYNPTQIDINYALFKPTEGIYDPKTNLRYDNMLDAQIDAAYMALEDAGFKEMEVMITETGWASKGDSDEPAATPENARTYNYNLRKRLAKKKGTPLRPKTVLKAYIFALFNENSKPGKSSETHFGLFKPDGTISYDIGFNSLKSDAPSKAASCYVASLLISISVFLLMI, encoded by the exons ATGAGAAGTTCTGGGTTACTTCTTCTcaacttcctcttcttcttcttcagtccGATTTTGACAG GAGCATTCGTTGGAACGTATGGGATAAACTATGGAAGGATTGCTGATAACATCCCTTCCCCCGATAAAGTAGTCTTACTTCTAAAGCAAGCTAAAATCCGTAACGTGCGTATATACGATGCTGACCACACTGTCCTCCAAGCTTTCAGTGGCACTGGTCTAGACCTCGTGGTTGGACTCCCTAACGGTTTCTTGAAAGAGATGAGTTCTAACGCTGATCATGCACTCACTTGGGTCAAAGACAATGTCCAGTCTTTCTTACCAAACACTCGCATCCGTGGTATCGCCGTAGGGAACGAAGTCCTCGGCGGCGGCGATTCCGAGCTCTCTGGAGCCTTGCTAGGCGCTGCAAAGAACGTATACAATGCCTTGAAGAAAATGAATCTGGAGGGAACGGTGCAGATCACCACGGCTCATTCGCAGGCCGTGTTTGCTGATTCGTACCCGCCTTCCTCTTGTGTTTTCAAGGAGAATGTTGTCCAGTACATGAAGCCTCTGCTTGACTTCTTTGATCAGATTGGCTCTCCCTTTTGTTTGAACGCTTACCCTTTTCTTGCCTACACTTATAACCCCACTCAGATCGATATCAACTATGCGCTTTTCAAGCCGACCGAAGGGATCTACGACCCGAAAACGAATCTGCGTTATGATAACATGCTTGATGCTCAGATTGATGCCGCTTACATGGCGCTGGAAGATGCTGGGTTCAAGGAGATGGAGGTCATGATTACTGAGACAGGGTGGGCTTCTAAAGGTGATTCAGATGAACCGGCTGCGACCCCTGAGAACGCGAGGACCTATAACTATAACCTCAGGAAGAGGCTTGCGAAGAAGAAAGGGACACCTCTTAGACCCAAAACTGTGCTCAAAGCATACATCTTTGCTTTGTTCAATGAAAATTCTAAACCGGGGAAAAGTTCTGAGACCCACTTTGGACTTTTTAAGCCTGATGGAACCATATCATATGATATTGGATTCAACAGCCTAAAGTCAGATGCGCCCTCAAAG GCAGCTTCGTGCTATGTGGCATCATTACTCATCTCTATCTCTGTTTTCCTCCTGATGATATAA
- the LOC108844046 gene encoding glucan endo-1,3-beta-glucosidase 11 isoform X1, with product MRSSGLLLLNFLFFFFSPILTAKGAFVGTYGINYGRIADNIPSPDKVVLLLKQAKIRNVRIYDADHTVLQAFSGTGLDLVVGLPNGFLKEMSSNADHALTWVKDNVQSFLPNTRIRGIAVGNEVLGGGDSELSGALLGAAKNVYNALKKMNLEGTVQITTAHSQAVFADSYPPSSCVFKENVVQYMKPLLDFFDQIGSPFCLNAYPFLAYTYNPTQIDINYALFKPTEGIYDPKTNLRYDNMLDAQIDAAYMALEDAGFKEMEVMITETGWASKGDSDEPAATPENARTYNYNLRKRLAKKKGTPLRPKTVLKAYIFALFNENSKPGKSSETHFGLFKPDGTISYDIGFNSLKSDAPSKAASCYVASLLISISVFLLMI from the exons ATGAGAAGTTCTGGGTTACTTCTTCTcaacttcctcttcttcttcttcagtccGATTTTGACAG CTAAAGGAGCATTCGTTGGAACGTATGGGATAAACTATGGAAGGATTGCTGATAACATCCCTTCCCCCGATAAAGTAGTCTTACTTCTAAAGCAAGCTAAAATCCGTAACGTGCGTATATACGATGCTGACCACACTGTCCTCCAAGCTTTCAGTGGCACTGGTCTAGACCTCGTGGTTGGACTCCCTAACGGTTTCTTGAAAGAGATGAGTTCTAACGCTGATCATGCACTCACTTGGGTCAAAGACAATGTCCAGTCTTTCTTACCAAACACTCGCATCCGTGGTATCGCCGTAGGGAACGAAGTCCTCGGCGGCGGCGATTCCGAGCTCTCTGGAGCCTTGCTAGGCGCTGCAAAGAACGTATACAATGCCTTGAAGAAAATGAATCTGGAGGGAACGGTGCAGATCACCACGGCTCATTCGCAGGCCGTGTTTGCTGATTCGTACCCGCCTTCCTCTTGTGTTTTCAAGGAGAATGTTGTCCAGTACATGAAGCCTCTGCTTGACTTCTTTGATCAGATTGGCTCTCCCTTTTGTTTGAACGCTTACCCTTTTCTTGCCTACACTTATAACCCCACTCAGATCGATATCAACTATGCGCTTTTCAAGCCGACCGAAGGGATCTACGACCCGAAAACGAATCTGCGTTATGATAACATGCTTGATGCTCAGATTGATGCCGCTTACATGGCGCTGGAAGATGCTGGGTTCAAGGAGATGGAGGTCATGATTACTGAGACAGGGTGGGCTTCTAAAGGTGATTCAGATGAACCGGCTGCGACCCCTGAGAACGCGAGGACCTATAACTATAACCTCAGGAAGAGGCTTGCGAAGAAGAAAGGGACACCTCTTAGACCCAAAACTGTGCTCAAAGCATACATCTTTGCTTTGTTCAATGAAAATTCTAAACCGGGGAAAAGTTCTGAGACCCACTTTGGACTTTTTAAGCCTGATGGAACCATATCATATGATATTGGATTCAACAGCCTAAAGTCAGATGCGCCCTCAAAG GCAGCTTCGTGCTATGTGGCATCATTACTCATCTCTATCTCTGTTTTCCTCCTGATGATATAA
- the LOC108844046 gene encoding glucan endo-1,3-beta-glucosidase 11 isoform X3 has product MRSSGLLLLNFLFFFFSPILTAKGAFVGTYGINYGRIADNIPSPDKVVLLLKQAKIRNVRIYDADHTVLQAFSGTGLDLVVGLPNGFLKEMSSNADHALTWVKDNVQSFLPNTRIRGIAVGNEVLGGGDSELSGALLGAAKNVYNALKKMNLEGTVQITTAHSQAVFADSYPPSSCVFKENVVQYMKPLLDFFDQIGSPFCLNAYPFLAYTYNPTQIDINYALFKPTEGIYDPKTNLRYDNMLDAQIDAAYMALEDAGFKEMEVMITETGWASKGDSDEPAATPENARTYNYNLRKRLAKKKGTPLRPKTVLKAYIFALFNENSKPGKSSETHFGLFKPDGTISYDIGFNSLKSDAPSKLRAMWHHYSSLSLFSS; this is encoded by the exons ATGAGAAGTTCTGGGTTACTTCTTCTcaacttcctcttcttcttcttcagtccGATTTTGACAG CTAAAGGAGCATTCGTTGGAACGTATGGGATAAACTATGGAAGGATTGCTGATAACATCCCTTCCCCCGATAAAGTAGTCTTACTTCTAAAGCAAGCTAAAATCCGTAACGTGCGTATATACGATGCTGACCACACTGTCCTCCAAGCTTTCAGTGGCACTGGTCTAGACCTCGTGGTTGGACTCCCTAACGGTTTCTTGAAAGAGATGAGTTCTAACGCTGATCATGCACTCACTTGGGTCAAAGACAATGTCCAGTCTTTCTTACCAAACACTCGCATCCGTGGTATCGCCGTAGGGAACGAAGTCCTCGGCGGCGGCGATTCCGAGCTCTCTGGAGCCTTGCTAGGCGCTGCAAAGAACGTATACAATGCCTTGAAGAAAATGAATCTGGAGGGAACGGTGCAGATCACCACGGCTCATTCGCAGGCCGTGTTTGCTGATTCGTACCCGCCTTCCTCTTGTGTTTTCAAGGAGAATGTTGTCCAGTACATGAAGCCTCTGCTTGACTTCTTTGATCAGATTGGCTCTCCCTTTTGTTTGAACGCTTACCCTTTTCTTGCCTACACTTATAACCCCACTCAGATCGATATCAACTATGCGCTTTTCAAGCCGACCGAAGGGATCTACGACCCGAAAACGAATCTGCGTTATGATAACATGCTTGATGCTCAGATTGATGCCGCTTACATGGCGCTGGAAGATGCTGGGTTCAAGGAGATGGAGGTCATGATTACTGAGACAGGGTGGGCTTCTAAAGGTGATTCAGATGAACCGGCTGCGACCCCTGAGAACGCGAGGACCTATAACTATAACCTCAGGAAGAGGCTTGCGAAGAAGAAAGGGACACCTCTTAGACCCAAAACTGTGCTCAAAGCATACATCTTTGCTTTGTTCAATGAAAATTCTAAACCGGGGAAAAGTTCTGAGACCCACTTTGGACTTTTTAAGCCTGATGGAACCATATCATATGATATTGGATTCAACAGCCTAAAGTCAGATGCGCCCTCAAAG CTTCGTGCTATGTGGCATCATTACTCATCTCTATCTCTGTTTTCCTCCTGA